A region of Desulfolithobacter dissulfuricans DNA encodes the following proteins:
- a CDS encoding SLC13 family permease — MFSLPTRQKISAYITGEWLLLASVAGLLVTSLCRKGLPAFSRADLEVVYLLATLLVAVRGLEASGLIDYLAHRLEQGRYMALKLTGGAFFLSMVVTNDVALVVLVPLTLSLRTDRKDILVILQALAVNAGSALTPFGNPQNLFLYWYYHIAPARFVAAIAPFSAIFFLLIMLAAFLVRVQDSTERRDGAIRIGGQSVVHAVLLVLVLLSVLRVLPLAVTAAVPLYAICRDRRALRIDYGLLVTFFCFFGLAENLKELLAPTLEHTDHVFLLSALASQMVSNVPATLLFAKFTPHWQALLWGSSVGGFGSLVGSLANLIAWRLYTNHRSTGQPFQFTLQFLGLGYLAFFLGLGLYFCLEFTA, encoded by the coding sequence ATGTTTTCGCTTCCAACCCGGCAGAAAATATCGGCTTATATCACGGGAGAATGGCTGCTCCTGGCCTCGGTGGCCGGCCTGCTGGTCACCTCCCTCTGCCGGAAGGGTCTGCCCGCCTTTTCCCGCGCAGACCTGGAGGTCGTCTACCTCCTGGCGACACTCCTGGTCGCGGTCCGGGGCCTTGAGGCCAGCGGCCTGATTGACTACCTGGCCCACCGCCTGGAGCAGGGCAGGTACATGGCCCTCAAGCTCACCGGTGGTGCCTTTTTTCTCTCCATGGTGGTGACAAACGATGTCGCCCTGGTGGTCCTGGTGCCGTTGACCCTTTCCCTGCGGACAGACCGGAAGGATATCCTGGTGATCCTCCAGGCCCTGGCGGTCAATGCCGGTTCCGCGCTCACCCCGTTTGGCAATCCGCAGAACTTGTTTCTCTACTGGTACTACCATATCGCTCCGGCCAGATTCGTGGCCGCGATCGCCCCTTTTTCCGCCATATTTTTTCTCCTCATCATGCTGGCTGCCTTCCTTGTCAGGGTCCAGGACAGCACGGAAAGACGGGATGGAGCCATCCGGATTGGCGGGCAATCAGTGGTTCACGCGGTCCTGCTCGTGCTCGTCCTGCTCTCGGTGCTCCGTGTCCTGCCCCTGGCGGTCACCGCGGCTGTGCCGCTCTATGCGATCTGTCGGGATCGAAGGGCCCTGCGGATAGACTACGGCCTGCTGGTGACTTTTTTCTGTTTTTTCGGCCTGGCCGAGAACCTGAAAGAACTCCTCGCTCCCACTCTGGAGCATACCGACCATGTCTTTCTCCTCTCGGCCCTGGCCAGCCAGATGGTCAGCAACGTGCCGGCCACCCTGCTCTTTGCCAAGTTCACACCCCACTGGCAGGCTCTGCTGTGGGGCTCTTCGGTGGGTGGCTTCGGCAGTCTGGTCGGTTCGCTGGCCAATCTCATCGCCTGGCGGCTCTACACAAACCACAGGTCGACAGGCCAGCCCTTTCAGTTTACCCTGCAGTTTCTGGGTCTGGGGTACCTGGCCTTTTTTCTCGGCCTCGGGCTCTATTTTTGTCTTGAATTCACAGCATGA
- a CDS encoding DNA polymerase Y family protein — MQRTVLHLNIADFATAVERLCDSSLRHRPVIIGLPVARSLVYDMSDEAYREGVRKGMPLWRARRLCPGAVILPPRPERYGKAMLHLLKLARPLTPLVEQAPGDGHLYLDLSGTRRLHGPARDVALRLRRQVRGELGLEPIWTLAPNKLVAKVASRLVKPEGEFLVESGREQQLLAPLSLELLPGLGRRLRERLREYNLVRAGQVAALSPAELAVICPGRERFLFQAVRGIDHTPVQPRTRSRGVVRTSHLFTPDSNREDEVRCGLALLVEEVGYRLRQQGLGCCRMSLVLTYSDGISTRRQASFRTILSDNRSLFLQAELLLHRAWRRRLRIRSLALVCDRLRTPVHQLSLFGLVNQRQQRNHALSTALDTIHKRFGRAKLVRGSLLAK, encoded by the coding sequence ATGCAACGCACTGTTCTCCATCTCAACATTGCTGATTTCGCCACAGCCGTGGAACGGCTCTGCGATTCCAGTCTGCGCCACCGGCCGGTGATCATCGGTCTGCCGGTGGCGCGCAGCCTGGTCTATGACATGAGCGATGAGGCCTACCGGGAGGGGGTACGCAAGGGTATGCCCCTGTGGCGGGCCCGGCGTCTCTGCCCCGGGGCGGTGATCCTGCCGCCACGGCCGGAACGGTATGGAAAGGCCATGCTGCACCTGCTCAAGCTGGCCCGGCCCTTGACGCCGCTGGTGGAACAGGCGCCCGGCGATGGACATCTCTACCTTGATCTCTCCGGTACCCGGCGTCTGCACGGTCCTGCCCGGGACGTGGCCTTACGGTTGCGGCGCCAGGTGCGAGGGGAACTCGGCCTGGAGCCCATCTGGACCCTGGCCCCCAATAAACTGGTGGCCAAGGTGGCCAGCCGCCTTGTCAAGCCCGAGGGCGAGTTCCTGGTCGAGTCCGGCCGGGAACAGCAACTCCTGGCCCCGCTGTCCCTGGAGTTGCTGCCGGGGCTCGGCCGTCGGCTGCGCGAGCGGCTGCGCGAGTATAATCTTGTGCGGGCCGGCCAGGTGGCCGCTCTTTCCCCGGCCGAGCTGGCCGTGATCTGTCCGGGCCGGGAGCGGTTTCTTTTTCAGGCCGTGCGCGGGATCGACCACACCCCGGTCCAGCCCCGGACCCGGTCCCGGGGTGTGGTGCGTACCTCCCACCTTTTCACTCCGGACAGCAACAGGGAAGACGAGGTCCGGTGTGGCCTGGCCCTGCTGGTGGAGGAGGTCGGCTACCGGCTGCGGCAGCAGGGACTGGGCTGCTGCCGGATGAGCCTGGTGCTCACCTACAGCGATGGGATCTCTACCCGCCGCCAGGCCTCCTTCCGCACCATCCTGTCCGACAACCGGTCCCTGTTCCTGCAGGCGGAGCTTCTTCTTCACCGGGCCTGGCGCCGTCGGCTGCGCATCCGTTCCCTGGCTCTCGTCTGCGACCGGTTGCGCACCCCGGTCCACCAGCTTTCACTTTTCGGACTGGTCAACCAGCGCCAGCAGCGCAACCATGCCCTCAGTACGGCCCTGGACACGATTCATAAACGTTTTGGCCGCGCCAAGCTGGTCCGCGGCTCCCTGCTTGCCAAGTGA
- the cydB gene encoding cytochrome d ubiquinol oxidase subunit II, which translates to MIGSLDTTTLQHLWWLLCSVVGALFIFLTFVQGGQTLLWQVAKSDLEKSLVINSLGRKWELTFTTLVLFGGALFAAFPKFYATSFGGAYWVWVLILFTFIVQAVSYEYRKKENNLLGEKVYELFLFINGSVGILLIGAAVGTFFTGSNFVLSGYNFVTWTHPLRGLEAAFSLFNLSLGLFLVFNARTIGSMYLINNIDFSATPELETRLRNACWTSFLCSLPFLGYVLVSLLLMKGYTVDGNGVVSMVSRKYLANLLANPWLLGLLAAGLVLVISGVLSTAKTSKTGGIWMGGLGTVLVGLTVLLLPAYNNTPFYPSKADLQSSLTIANASSSHYTLTAMTYVAIAIPFVLAYVAYVWWAMDRTKLTADEVQSEAY; encoded by the coding sequence ATGATCGGAAGCCTTGATACAACGACACTGCAGCATCTCTGGTGGCTGCTCTGCTCCGTGGTTGGAGCCCTGTTCATCTTTCTCACCTTTGTCCAGGGTGGGCAGACCCTGCTCTGGCAGGTGGCCAAGAGCGACCTGGAAAAATCCCTGGTCATCAATTCCCTCGGCCGCAAGTGGGAACTGACCTTCACCACCCTGGTCCTGTTCGGCGGGGCGCTGTTCGCCGCCTTTCCCAAGTTCTACGCCACCTCGTTTGGCGGCGCCTACTGGGTATGGGTGCTTATCCTGTTCACCTTCATCGTCCAGGCGGTGAGCTACGAGTACCGCAAAAAGGAAAACAACCTGCTGGGTGAAAAGGTCTACGAGCTGTTCCTGTTTATTAACGGCTCGGTGGGCATCCTCCTGATCGGGGCGGCAGTCGGCACCTTTTTCACCGGCTCCAACTTTGTCCTCAGTGGCTACAATTTTGTCACCTGGACCCATCCGCTGCGCGGCCTGGAGGCGGCCTTTTCGCTCTTCAACCTGTCGCTCGGGCTCTTCCTGGTGTTCAATGCCCGGACGATTGGCTCCATGTATCTGATCAACAATATCGATTTTAGCGCCACCCCGGAACTGGAGACCCGGCTGCGCAACGCCTGCTGGACAAGTTTTCTCTGTTCCCTGCCCTTCCTGGGTTATGTCCTGGTCAGCCTGCTGCTGATGAAAGGATACACCGTTGACGGGAATGGCGTGGTCTCCATGGTATCGCGCAAATATCTGGCCAATCTGCTGGCCAATCCCTGGCTGCTGGGACTTTTGGCCGCAGGTCTTGTGCTGGTGATTTCAGGTGTACTGTCCACCGCCAAAACCAGCAAAACCGGTGGCATCTGGATGGGTGGCCTTGGTACGGTTCTGGTGGGGCTCACAGTCCTCCTGCTGCCGGCCTATAACAACACCCCGTTCTATCCGTCCAAGGCGGATCTGCAGTCGAGCCTGACCATCGCCAACGCCTCGTCGAGCCATTACACCCTGACCGCCATGACCTACGTGGCCATCGCGATTCCCTTTGTCCTGGCCTACGTGGCCTACGTGTGGTGGGCCATGGACCGGACCAAGCTGACCGCCGACGAGGTACAGAGCGAGGCCTACTGA
- a CDS encoding DUF3795 domain-containing protein yields the protein MIAYCGLDCSRCETYRATRDDDEKTRAEIAAKWSVRYQCELTVDDINCTGCKEEGVKFSFCGQCPVRACCRDRDLDHCALCPDYICEKLQRFIDQAPTVGRALEKLRQKNKNR from the coding sequence ATGATTGCCTATTGTGGACTGGACTGCAGCCGGTGCGAGACCTACCGGGCAACCAGGGATGATGACGAAAAGACCCGGGCGGAGATCGCGGCGAAATGGTCTGTCCGCTACCAGTGTGAGCTGACGGTAGACGATATAAACTGCACGGGCTGCAAGGAGGAAGGGGTCAAATTTTCCTTCTGCGGCCAGTGTCCGGTCCGGGCCTGCTGCCGGGACCGGGACCTGGATCACTGCGCCCTGTGTCCCGACTATATCTGCGAAAAACTGCAGCGGTTCATCGACCAGGCCCCGACCGTGGGCCGGGCTCTGGAAAAACTGCGGCAGAAAAACAAAAACAGGTAA
- a CDS encoding AAA family ATPase, which yields MTDQATLKLLFLGSNVKIWNLPVKEVSLLEEGSLPAYGYNPGDDIDLLAGKVSIENGRLEQCLTWLSSYLASSELTPRLNTLTYGKEKHVYQIFRKHSSGAVDKPDHGWYMINQILPSEGRGVQNDSFVVNGNNLDIIAGNNGILLIDDSGVPPQVCEDIVELNPGMWCIAMGISVAHWQKWATILQDRFTLFCRLSDLETTRMEMDSSVNWETIVAMCLRALRTPEVGLWDEQQHRFLCHIVVEMFPHGLLYVGPVGTFFRYRKGHLPEKSAPRQRGSVPCYDTMVTSMLSMDAMRFDGFQFGRNYFYDFSKRVLLNWQVLNECGYYFNDGLEFPNLDFSSTYPDGSPCSFIDNSPDPSFVELPKFSADFDSTLELVSSQVWNEDKKKALRSFFRHRRYSPSGIYQTTSYDYMDVIVSVLHCLKEEVNRGRGFNDLPIFQVGHLRTTDPAEIDPVITLHNVMDSYVSKDRVLRPLCIGVFGPPGSGKSFAVKQVANVISKNFEGNPFDFFEFNLTQFASPDEINSAIDPIRASVAQGKVPIAFWDEFDCRYDDYEFGYLRYFLPSMQDGVTYVHGIPYHIGRAIFVFAGGVKASWAGMEELLTPEDPKALQLAKTLKIPDFMSRLRVVLDIDGIEIPDELLRDSASEEELEELRRILLKRAFIIAHQMQTHWRTAARKTSGLLLRLLLARYKFGARSIEAVIEASRAADRLVYGLPELIAPSAARIHAEWRIELERRIDQIRKSKGLRAVW from the coding sequence ATGACCGACCAGGCAACGCTGAAACTTCTCTTTCTCGGCTCGAACGTAAAAATCTGGAACCTGCCCGTCAAGGAGGTCAGCCTTCTGGAAGAGGGCAGCCTGCCCGCCTACGGATACAATCCCGGCGATGACATCGACCTTCTGGCCGGTAAGGTCAGTATCGAGAACGGACGTCTGGAGCAGTGCCTGACCTGGCTCAGCTCCTACCTGGCCAGCTCCGAGCTCACGCCCAGGCTCAACACCCTGACGTACGGGAAGGAAAAGCACGTCTACCAGATCTTCCGCAAGCATTCTTCCGGGGCGGTGGACAAGCCGGATCACGGCTGGTACATGATCAACCAGATCCTTCCTTCCGAGGGTCGTGGGGTCCAGAACGACTCCTTTGTGGTCAACGGCAACAACCTGGATATCATCGCCGGCAACAACGGTATTCTGCTTATCGACGACTCCGGGGTTCCGCCCCAGGTCTGCGAGGATATCGTCGAACTCAACCCCGGCATGTGGTGCATCGCCATGGGCATCTCGGTGGCCCACTGGCAGAAATGGGCCACCATCCTCCAGGACCGGTTCACCCTCTTCTGCCGGCTCTCCGACCTGGAAACCACCCGGATGGAGATGGACAGCTCGGTCAACTGGGAAACCATTGTCGCCATGTGCCTGCGGGCCCTGCGCACGCCCGAGGTGGGGTTGTGGGACGAACAGCAGCACCGGTTTCTCTGCCATATTGTGGTGGAGATGTTCCCCCACGGCCTGCTTTACGTCGGCCCGGTCGGCACCTTCTTCCGCTACCGCAAAGGACACCTGCCGGAGAAAAGCGCGCCCCGGCAGCGGGGCTCGGTGCCCTGCTACGATACCATGGTGACCTCCATGCTTTCCATGGACGCCATGCGTTTTGACGGTTTCCAGTTCGGCCGCAACTATTTCTACGACTTTTCCAAGCGGGTCCTGCTCAACTGGCAGGTGCTCAACGAGTGCGGCTACTACTTCAACGACGGGCTGGAGTTCCCCAATCTGGATTTCTCCTCCACCTATCCGGACGGCTCGCCCTGCTCGTTCATCGACAACAGCCCGGATCCCTCCTTTGTCGAACTGCCGAAGTTCTCGGCCGACTTCGACTCCACCCTGGAACTGGTCTCGAGCCAGGTGTGGAACGAGGACAAGAAAAAGGCCCTGCGCTCCTTTTTCCGCCACCGGCGTTACTCACCGTCCGGCATCTACCAGACGACCAGTTACGACTACATGGACGTGATCGTCTCGGTGCTCCACTGCCTCAAGGAGGAGGTCAACCGGGGCCGCGGCTTCAACGACCTGCCCATCTTCCAGGTCGGCCACCTGCGGACCACGGACCCGGCCGAGATCGACCCGGTAATCACCCTCCACAACGTCATGGACTCCTATGTCTCCAAGGACCGGGTTCTGCGGCCGCTGTGCATCGGAGTGTTCGGCCCTCCCGGTTCGGGCAAATCCTTTGCCGTCAAACAGGTGGCCAACGTGATCTCCAAGAATTTCGAAGGCAACCCCTTTGATTTCTTTGAGTTCAACCTGACCCAGTTCGCCAGTCCGGACGAAATCAACTCGGCCATCGATCCCATCCGGGCCTCGGTGGCCCAGGGCAAAGTCCCCATCGCCTTCTGGGATGAATTCGACTGCCGCTACGATGACTACGAGTTCGGCTACCTGCGCTACTTCCTGCCCTCCATGCAGGATGGCGTCACCTACGTCCACGGTATTCCCTACCACATCGGCAGGGCAATCTTTGTCTTTGCCGGTGGAGTCAAGGCCAGCTGGGCCGGAATGGAGGAACTGCTCACCCCGGAGGACCCGAAAGCGCTGCAACTGGCAAAGACCCTCAAGATTCCCGACTTCATGAGTCGGCTGCGGGTTGTACTGGATATTGATGGCATTGAAATTCCGGACGAACTGCTGCGGGATTCTGCCTCGGAAGAGGAACTGGAAGAGCTGCGCCGCATCCTGCTCAAGCGGGCCTTCATCATTGCCCACCAGATGCAGACCCACTGGCGGACCGCGGCCCGCAAGACCTCGGGCTTGCTCCTGCGGCTGCTGCTGGCCCGCTACAAGTTCGGAGCCCGTTCCATCGAGGCGGTCATCGAGGCCAGTCGGGCCGCGGACCGGCTTGTCTACGGCCTGCCCGAACTGATCGCGCCATCGGCCGCGCGCATCCATGCCGAGTGGCGCATCGAGCTGGAACGGCGCATCGACCAGATCAGAAAGAGCAAGGGGCTGCGGGCGGTCTGGTAA
- a CDS encoding YkgJ family cysteine cluster protein, with protein MNNIDALEAVYRFHDSLTARFGLVCTGGCATCCSVNVTMTSLEGDYLRRAEALQEPELGKRLGRAADRPHFRPHLTTNELAEACFLRRDAPVETGEHGEGSCPLLDRSGHCTVYDHRPFACRAMVSLERCVGQGEAVMPPFLFTFNLALYQVIEHLDRDGVSGNMLDLLTDHRDRSVPNRPLPGFLVPPEEQLRFARVLDELKKVVVGNGVLADFLPDSLPLP; from the coding sequence ATGAACAATATCGATGCCCTTGAAGCGGTATACCGGTTTCACGATTCCCTGACGGCCCGTTTCGGGCTGGTCTGCACCGGTGGCTGCGCAACATGCTGTTCGGTCAACGTGACCATGACCAGCCTGGAGGGCGACTACCTGCGCCGGGCAGAAGCGCTTCAGGAGCCGGAACTGGGCAAACGACTGGGCCGGGCCGCCGACAGGCCACATTTTCGGCCCCACCTGACCACCAATGAACTGGCCGAAGCCTGTTTTCTGCGCCGCGATGCACCTGTGGAGACCGGGGAACACGGAGAGGGAAGCTGCCCTTTGCTGGACCGGAGCGGGCACTGCACGGTGTATGACCACCGACCCTTTGCCTGCCGGGCCATGGTCTCCCTGGAACGGTGTGTCGGACAGGGGGAAGCGGTGATGCCGCCCTTTCTCTTCACCTTCAACCTGGCCCTCTATCAGGTTATCGAGCACCTGGATCGGGACGGGGTCAGCGGCAACATGCTCGACCTGCTCACCGACCACCGGGACAGGAGTGTTCCCAACCGGCCCCTGCCGGGATTTCTGGTCCCACCCGAGGAGCAGCTGCGGTTTGCCCGGGTCCTGGATGAGCTGAAAAAGGTGGTGGTGGGTAACGGTGTCCTGGCGGATTTTCTTCCCGATTCGCTGCCTCTGCCGTGA
- a CDS encoding DNA polymerase III subunit alpha, with protein sequence MHSHFSLLAGTGSPARFCRAAASLGYTHLALTDSGNLHGLWDLVASCRETGLAPIIGAETGRRPGRLFFFVTSATGYRNLCFLLTRWHRGAADRAMVPGDTSGLVLLVEDPDRLADLHRDGHRVAAALTGAPDGHNYRLRSRARQLGCPAVALQDSWFIRPSDHGLHRLLRAVAGRCRLDQVRDHVPANRFLPDPGLFARRFAPWPETLKAARELAEECSGFQGPESGLVLPPYRNHTASQAAATLRRAALAGARKRYGHPLPEKVRRRLDHELAVIHQMGFCSYFLVVRDIVRPVSRTCGRGSGAASLVAYCLEITNVCPITHNLYFERFLNPGRRDAPDIDIDFAWDERDQVLRQVLDRYGDRAAMVCSVIGFRPRMALREVCRVMGLPAAEIKTMAHHLELEADHRSPEDRDTLEAPWPEVLSLARQLVGRPRHISVHPGGVVITPRPLCGYVPVQSSGRGIPIVQWDKDGVEAAGLVKIDLLGNRSLGVIRDALARVPGSAVPRPWRPEEDPVTRRMLARGGTMGCFYIESPAMRLLQQRSGRGDFEHLVLHSSIIRPAANTLIREYLRRLHGGSWKHLHPLLAGVLDETYGIMAYQEDVSRVAVRLGFTHEEADRLRKIMAKKDNQKTLEIFQDRFFGCTARCGIDPDTAGKIWEMMRSFEGYSFCKPHSASYARVSFQAAWLKAHHPAPFMAAVISNQGGYYSTLAYVGEAMRLGLRILRPDVQQSDWQWQGTAQHLRVGLMAVRGLGRETGERILAGRPFASMLDFLHRVRPDEDEIRALVHSGALDSLEEVGRPELLWMAAAWHHKRKNGQTLFPVRVRPPVLPQPSSLERLRAEFRVLGFLCERHPVTLYDTIRSRLRTILARDLEHHAGRRVRYLGWCISGKIISTRTGEAMEFLSFDDETGVVECTFFPRVFRRYRGLLLDGGPLVLEGLVEEDFGACTLTVQRAWKPHMPAGTGGCWCRKKYQADANPAGPPATLGAGRGRQAMPP encoded by the coding sequence ATGCACTCACATTTTTCTCTGCTCGCCGGCACTGGTTCACCCGCCCGGTTCTGCCGGGCCGCGGCAAGTCTGGGGTACACCCACCTGGCCCTGACCGACAGCGGTAACCTGCACGGCCTGTGGGACCTGGTCGCCTCCTGCCGGGAGACAGGTCTTGCCCCGATTATCGGAGCGGAAACGGGCCGGCGGCCAGGGCGGCTCTTTTTTTTCGTGACCTCGGCCACCGGCTACCGGAACCTCTGTTTTCTGCTGACCCGGTGGCATCGTGGGGCTGCTGACCGGGCAATGGTGCCCGGGGATACCAGCGGCCTGGTTCTGCTGGTCGAGGACCCGGACCGGCTGGCGGATCTGCACCGGGATGGTCACCGGGTGGCCGCGGCCCTGACCGGGGCGCCGGATGGTCATAATTACCGGTTGCGAAGCCGGGCCCGCCAGTTGGGTTGTCCGGCCGTGGCCCTGCAGGACAGCTGGTTTATCAGACCGTCCGATCATGGACTGCACCGGCTCCTGCGCGCTGTGGCCGGCCGCTGTCGCCTGGACCAGGTTCGGGATCATGTTCCCGCCAATCGTTTTCTGCCGGATCCCGGGCTTTTTGCCCGCCGTTTTGCCCCCTGGCCCGAGACACTGAAGGCGGCCCGGGAGTTGGCCGAAGAGTGCAGCGGTTTTCAGGGGCCGGAGTCCGGCCTGGTGCTGCCGCCGTACCGGAACCACACCGCGAGCCAGGCCGCGGCCACCCTGCGCCGCGCCGCCCTGGCCGGAGCCAGGAAACGCTACGGCCATCCCCTGCCGGAAAAGGTACGCCGGCGGCTGGACCATGAACTCGCAGTGATCCACCAGATGGGTTTTTGCAGTTACTTCCTGGTGGTGCGCGACATCGTCAGGCCGGTTTCCCGCACCTGCGGCCGCGGTTCGGGGGCAGCCTCGCTGGTGGCCTATTGCCTGGAGATCACCAATGTCTGTCCCATTACCCATAACCTCTACTTTGAGCGGTTTCTCAATCCCGGCCGCCGGGACGCCCCGGATATCGATATCGATTTTGCCTGGGACGAACGGGACCAGGTCCTGCGCCAGGTCCTGGACCGGTACGGGGACCGGGCCGCCATGGTCTGTTCGGTGATCGGTTTCCGACCCCGCATGGCCCTGCGGGAGGTGTGCCGGGTCATGGGGCTGCCCGCGGCCGAGATCAAGACCATGGCCCACCACCTGGAGCTGGAGGCTGATCACCGGTCACCGGAAGATCGGGATACCCTGGAAGCGCCCTGGCCCGAAGTGCTCTCCCTGGCCCGGCAACTCGTGGGCAGGCCCCGCCATATTTCCGTGCACCCTGGCGGGGTGGTGATTACCCCCAGGCCCCTGTGCGGCTATGTGCCGGTGCAATCCAGTGGTCGGGGGATACCCATTGTCCAGTGGGACAAGGACGGGGTGGAGGCGGCGGGCCTGGTCAAGATCGATCTGCTGGGCAACCGCAGCCTGGGGGTGATCCGCGACGCCCTGGCCCGGGTGCCGGGGAGCGCTGTTCCCCGCCCGTGGCGCCCGGAGGAGGATCCCGTTACCCGCCGGATGCTGGCCCGGGGCGGGACCATGGGCTGTTTCTATATCGAGAGTCCGGCCATGAGGCTTCTCCAGCAACGTTCCGGCCGGGGTGATTTCGAGCATCTCGTACTCCACTCCTCCATTATCCGACCGGCGGCCAATACCCTGATCCGCGAGTATCTGCGCCGTCTGCACGGTGGTTCCTGGAAGCATCTTCATCCGCTGCTGGCCGGGGTGCTGGACGAGACCTACGGGATCATGGCCTACCAGGAGGATGTTTCCCGGGTGGCGGTCCGGCTCGGTTTTACCCATGAGGAGGCGGACCGGCTGCGCAAGATCATGGCCAAGAAGGACAATCAGAAAACCCTGGAGATCTTCCAGGACAGGTTCTTTGGCTGCACTGCCCGGTGCGGGATCGATCCGGATACAGCCGGGAAAATATGGGAGATGATGCGCAGTTTCGAGGGATACTCTTTCTGCAAGCCCCACTCGGCCAGCTATGCCCGGGTTTCCTTCCAGGCCGCCTGGCTCAAGGCCCATCATCCGGCCCCGTTCATGGCTGCGGTGATCAGCAACCAGGGCGGCTACTATTCCACCCTGGCCTACGTGGGCGAGGCCATGCGCCTGGGGCTGCGCATACTGCGGCCTGACGTGCAGCAAAGCGACTGGCAGTGGCAGGGAACGGCGCAACATCTGCGGGTGGGGCTCATGGCCGTGCGGGGACTTGGCCGGGAGACCGGGGAGCGGATCCTGGCCGGGCGGCCTTTTGCCTCCATGCTCGACTTCCTCCACCGGGTCCGGCCGGACGAGGACGAGATCCGGGCCCTGGTCCACAGTGGGGCCCTGGACAGCCTGGAAGAGGTCGGCCGTCCGGAACTGCTCTGGATGGCCGCTGCCTGGCACCATAAGCGCAAAAACGGCCAGACCCTGTTCCCGGTCCGTGTCCGGCCGCCGGTCCTGCCCCAGCCCTCGTCGCTTGAGCGGTTGCGGGCCGAGTTCCGGGTTCTTGGTTTTCTCTGCGAGCGCCATCCGGTCACCCTGTATGATACGATACGGAGCAGGCTGCGCACCATCCTGGCCAGGGACCTGGAACACCATGCCGGCCGGCGGGTACGGTACCTGGGCTGGTGCATCAGCGGTAAGATCATCTCCACCAGGACCGGTGAAGCCATGGAGTTTCTCAGTTTTGATGACGAAACCGGGGTGGTGGAATGTACCTTTTTCCCCCGGGTCTTCCGGCGCTATCGAGGCCTGCTGCTGGATGGCGGCCCACTTGTCCTGGAGGGCCTGGTGGAGGAAGATTTCGGCGCCTGCACCCTGACCGTGCAGCGGGCCTGGAAACCGCATATGCCGGCCGGCACGGGTGGATGCTGGTGCAGGAAGAAATACCAGGCGGATGCCAACCCTGCTGGCCCACCGGCCACTCTGGGGGCAGGAAGAGGAAGGCAAGCGATGCCTCCGTGA
- a CDS encoding PEP-CTERM sorting domain-containing protein gives MKASIKLLSCSMVLAAVLLVAGQVMAAPLDVFSADPAWIMIADDDGVGNNGFVDPGWGGQDFDAEYLFYSLEGDTLSIGLQTGFDVEDGRVRHGGKWYYSGDLALSFDGDPSNYEYAFDFGLYTDSYYGTLGTTDDSGLYEVTEWNNDIYFAESAPFAMEEGNLVTTGSTSAGYDSAADSYYRIVSFDISSLSLSAFTGVDVHWTMSCGNDAIDGTAPVPEPATMLLFGTGLAALATVARKKMLMHG, from the coding sequence ATGAAAGCTTCCATCAAATTGCTGTCCTGTTCCATGGTTCTCGCAGCAGTGCTCCTGGTTGCCGGGCAGGTAATGGCTGCACCGCTGGATGTGTTCAGCGCCGATCCGGCCTGGATCATGATCGCCGATGACGACGGCGTAGGGAACAACGGGTTTGTCGATCCAGGCTGGGGTGGACAGGATTTTGATGCCGAGTACCTGTTTTACAGTCTGGAGGGGGACACGCTCTCCATCGGGTTGCAGACCGGCTTCGACGTTGAGGACGGCCGTGTCCGGCACGGTGGCAAGTGGTATTACAGCGGTGATCTGGCCCTCTCCTTTGACGGTGACCCGAGCAATTACGAGTATGCCTTCGACTTTGGACTGTACACGGATTCTTATTACGGTACACTCGGAACCACTGACGACAGTGGTCTCTACGAGGTTACCGAGTGGAATAACGACATCTATTTTGCCGAGTCCGCTCCCTTTGCCATGGAGGAGGGCAACCTGGTCACCACCGGCTCCACTTCGGCCGGCTACGACTCGGCGGCAGATTCCTATTACCGGATCGTCTCCTTCGATATTTCGTCCCTGAGCCTGTCCGCCTTTACGGGTGTTGATGTGCACTGGACCATGTCCTGCGGCAACGATGCCATTGACGGCACGGCCCCGGTACCCGAGCCGGCCACCATGCTGCTTTTCGGTACCGGCCTGGCCGCGCTGGCCACGGTGGCCAGGAAAAAGATGCTGATGCATGGCTGA
- a CDS encoding Wadjet anti-phage system protein JetD domain-containing protein encodes MPTLLAHRPLWGQEEEGKRCLRDLDHLTDPEHALYLELREDRLGRAVRLEQERIRFSAVRDALDRILAGLELR; translated from the coding sequence ATGCCAACCCTGCTGGCCCACCGGCCACTCTGGGGGCAGGAAGAGGAAGGCAAGCGATGCCTCCGTGACCTGGACCATCTGACCGATCCCGAGCACGCCCTCTACCTGGAACTGCGTGAAGACCGTCTGGGCAGGGCCGTGCGTCTGGAGCAGGAGCGGATCCGGTTTTCCGCTGTGCGCGACGCGCTGGATCGGATCCTGGCCGGTCTTGAGTTGCGGTAA